The proteins below are encoded in one region of Apium graveolens cultivar Ventura chromosome 4, ASM990537v1, whole genome shotgun sequence:
- the LOC141721788 gene encoding glucan endo-1,3-beta-D-glucosidase-like, with protein MAFNIISVVFISSLLVLQSPYFASSQSFIGVNYGQLANNLPAPAETAQLLQSTTIGKVRLYDADVAIIKSLANTGRGIVIGVANGEIPGLASDPNVAGQWVGSNVLPFYPASKIEVVTVGNEVLTSQDEGLISQLLPAMQNVQNALNAAYLRGKVKVSTVHSMAVLGNSDPPSLTSFKSSYSDTMRALLQFQRATGSPLMINPYPFFAYKSDPRPETLAFCLFQPNAGRVDSASGIKYMNMFDAQVDAVRSALNSMGFKEIEIVVAETGWAYKGDPNEVGPSVDNAKAYNGNLINHLRSNVGTPLMPGKSVDTYIFALYDENLKPGPGSEHAFGLFKQDLSMTYDVGLLKSSQTPAPKTGVWCVPKPGVFDAQLQSNIDYVCGQGLDCSPIQAGGACYEPATKQAHAAYAMNLYYQNAGKNPWNCDFEKTATLSSTNPSYNGCTYPGGY; from the exons ATGGCCTTCAATATAATTTCTGTTGTCTTCATCTCCTCTCTACTTGTGCTGCAATCTCCTTACTTTGCTA GTTCACAATCTTTTATTGGAGTGAATTATGGTCAACTTGCCAACAATTTACCGGCGCCGGCGGAAACGGCGCAGTTACTGCAGTCAACGACGATCGGAAAAGTGAGACTTTACGATGCTGACGTGGCAATTATTAAGTCATTGGCTAACACAGGAAGAGGAATAGTGATTGGAGTAGCGAATGGAGAGATTCCGGGTCTGGCATCCGACCCGAATGTGGCGGGTCAATGGGTCGGGTCAAATGTGTTGCCATTTTACCCGGCTAGTAAGATTGAGGTTGTAACTGTTGGAAACGAAGTCCTGACTTCTCAAGATGAGGGTCTTATTTCACAGCTCTTGCCTGCTATGCAAAATGTCCAAAATGCCCTTAATGCAG CTTACTTGAGGGGAAAGGTTAAGGTCTCTACGGTGCATTCAATGGCAGTGTTGGGCAATTCTGATCCGCCATCGTTAACAAGTTTTAAATCTAGTTATAGTGACACAATGAGAGCATTGTTGCAGTTCCAAAGAGCCACTGGGTCTCCTCTTATGATTAATCCATACCCTTTTTTCGCATACAAAAGTGATCCAAGGCCAGAAACACTTGCATTTTGTCTATTTCAACCCAATGCAGGGCGAGTGGACTCTGCAAGTGGTATTAAGTACATGAACATGTTTGATGCTCAG GTTGATGCTGTAAGATCGGCCTTAAATTCGATGGGATTTAAAGAGATAGAGATTGTGGTTGCAGAGACAGGGTGGGCTTACAAGGGGGACCCCAACGAGGTTGGCCCTAGTGTGGACAATGCAAAAGCTTATAACGGTAATTTGATCAATCATCTTCGGTCAAACGTAGGAACTCCTCTTATGCCTGGGAAGTCAGTTGATACCTACATCTTTGCACTCTATGATGAAAATTTGAAGCCTGGGCCTGGCTCAGAGCACGCTTTTGGGCTTTTTAAGCAAGATCTTTCTATGACTTATGATGTTGGTCTGTTGAAGAGCAGCCAG ACTCCAGCACCGAAGACCGGAGTCTGGTGTGTGCCCAAGCCTGGCGTTTTTGATGCTCAATTGCAATCAAATATCGACTATGTTTGTGGCCAGGGCCTTGATTGTAGCCCTATTCAAGCAGGTGGTGCCTGTTATGAACCAGCTACCAAACAAGCTCATGCAGCATATGCAATGAATCTTTACTATCAAAATGCTGGAAAAAATCCATGGAATTGTGATTTTGAGAAAACTGCAACCCTATCTTCCACTAATCCAA GTTATAATGGTTGTACCTACCCAGGTGGATATTGA